The Saccharothrix violaceirubra genome segment TCGACGTCGGCCGCGCGGATCGGCACGCCGGACAGGAACTCCATCACGAGCACGCGCTCGCCGCTGAGGTCCTCGAACACCTGCGGCAGCACCACGTCCGGTGCGCCCGCGCCCGACCGCACCGCGTGCAGGTTGCGCGCCTCGACCCGGAAGTCCAGTTCCTCGCGCAACGCGGCGGCGAACCCGGCCGCCAGGTCGCGCACGCCGATCGCCCGTCCCCAGCGCGTGCGCTGGTGCAGCGTGCCGGCCAGCCGGGTCACGATGTCCAGGTCGCCCTCGGTGGTCCGCCGCACGCCCGGTCGGCGCACCTTGACGACCACGTCCTCACCGGAGTGCAGCCGGGCCCGGTACACCTGGGCGATCGACGCGGCGGCGAGCGGCTTCTCGTCGAACTCGGCGAACACCTCCTCGGGCGGGCGGCCGAGGTCGGCCGTCAGCGCCTCGCGCACCCGGTCCCACGGAGCCTCGGACACCTTGTCCTGCAAGCGGGTCAGCTCGTCGATCACGTCGGCGGGCAGCAGGTCCGGCCGGGTGGACAGGACCTGGCCGAGCTTGACGAACGTGACGCCGCCGTCCTCCAGCGCACGGCGCAGCGACCGGGCCAGACCGGTGTCGGTGCGTTCACGACCGCGCAGGTAGGGGCCGAGGCCGTGGCGGACGGCGATGGCGGTGATGCGGGAGTAGCGGCGGGTGCGGGCGATCCGTCCCCGGATCGCCCGCACCCACTCGGTCGGCGGCGGCACGGACCCGGTCGGGACGACGATCTCGATGAACGTCAGCGTGCCGATCATCAGCAGCAGCGAGATGCCGAGCTGGACGGTCGCGAGAGCGGGTGTGTCGCGCGCGTCGGCGATGCCCGACAGCACGGCTTCGCTGAACGAGAAGCCGAGCATGCAGGCGATGGTGGTGCGGATCAGTCCGACCCGCAGGCCCAGGATGCGCCGGGCGGCCAGTGCCATGCCCAGCACCAGGGCCAGGAACGTCAGCGGAACGCCGACGCTGTAGAGCAGGAAATCGTCCATTCGGTCCTCCCCCGGGCGGATACGCGCGGAGGATAGGACGGGCGGGCTGAGAACGTCGGTCGGGTCACTCGAAGAACGCGAACACGCGGGCGGACTCCGCGTAGGTGACGCACCGGTTGGGGAAGGTCTCCTGGAACGACCGGCGTTGGCCGCGCCACTCGCCCCGCGCCAGGACGCTCACGGGGTCGTACTCCATGGTGCACATGACACCCTGGCCACCGAGGCGCTCGATCCGGCCGTTGACGCGGGACAGGTCGGCGCACGCCTCCATGTGCCGGGGGTGGGTACCACCGTCGGGCCGACAGTTGAGGTTCACCGATCTCGTCACCCCTTGGTAGGTGACGTCGAGCAGGAACGCGTTGCGGGGCGCGACGACGGCATCGGTGACGACTACGGAGGGTAGGAGTGCGGCGAAGGCCGCGATAATCGGGAGTGCCATGGCTCCACACTGAACTGACGGCGACCTGCCGTTCTAGCCAACTCACCGCATCGTGTGAAGACTTCACCAGTCGATCTTCACCCG includes the following:
- a CDS encoding ABC1 kinase family protein, with translation MDDFLLYSVGVPLTFLALVLGMALAARRILGLRVGLIRTTIACMLGFSFSEAVLSGIADARDTPALATVQLGISLLLMIGTLTFIEIVVPTGSVPPPTEWVRAIRGRIARTRRYSRITAIAVRHGLGPYLRGRERTDTGLARSLRRALEDGGVTFVKLGQVLSTRPDLLPADVIDELTRLQDKVSEAPWDRVREALTADLGRPPEEVFAEFDEKPLAAASIAQVYRARLHSGEDVVVKVRRPGVRRTTEGDLDIVTRLAGTLHQRTRWGRAIGVRDLAAGFAAALREELDFRVEARNLHAVRSGAGAPDVVLPQVFEDLSGERVLVMEFLSGVPIRAADVEPERRTALARSLLEVLLHQVMVTGVFHADPHPGNLLLLSDGRLGMLDFGSVGRIDAALRSALGKLLLSIDHGDPAGVRDALLELVSRPDEIDEQRLERALGQFMARHLGGGGRADVDMFGDLVRLVYRYGLSIPPEIAAVFRTLATVEGTLGTLSPGFDIVVESRAFADRVFESRLTPESVRRTLTEELYSVLPMLRRLPRRAERISSALEQGRLSMGVRLFADERDRGFVTGLLHQVMLTVLGATAGLMAALLLNTTGGPRVGPDLTLFQVFGYNLLVISMLLGMRVVLTVFRPRTQ
- a CDS encoding SSI family serine proteinase inhibitor, which gives rise to MALPIIAAFAALLPSVVVTDAVVAPRNAFLLDVTYQGVTRSVNLNCRPDGGTHPRHMEACADLSRVNGRIERLGGQGVMCTMEYDPVSVLARGEWRGQRRSFQETFPNRCVTYAESARVFAFFE